In the genome of Chryseobacterium sp. 52, the window GGAAAAACCGTTAAAGCGGCTTATAAAGGTCCTGTTTCGGAAACGGTAAAGGATATTTTGGGCGGTGTTCGTTCTACATGTACCTATGTAGGGGCTTCCAAGCTGAAAGAATTATCTAAGAGAACTACTTTTATCAGAGTACAGGAGCAGGAAAACCAGGTTTTTAAAGATTAGTAAAATCTTAAATTAAGAATATCCGGCTCCCGCTGATTTTGCAGATTGAGCAGATTCTTTATCTTTTATAATACAAAAAAGCGGCTGTACAAAAATGTACAGCCGCTTTTTATTTTATTGATTAAGTCAGCATTCCGCCGTCTACGTTCAGGGTTTGTCCTGTGATATAAGAAGCCATGTCGCTTCCTAAGAATACACATGCATTGGCAACGTTTTCAGTCTGCCCCAGTCTCTTCAAAGGAATCTGGTCTCTCCATCCCTGGATTGTTTTTTCATCCAATACCGATGTCATTTCAGTTTCAATAAATCCGGGAGCAACTGCATTGCATCTGATATTTCTTGAACCTAATTCCAAAGCGATAGATTTCGTAAATCCAATTACTCCGGCTTTAGAAGCTGCATAATTAGACTGTCCAGCGTTTCCGCTGATCCCCACTACAGAAGTCATATTGATAATAGATCCTGATTTAGCTTTCATCATCGGCTTGATCACCGCTTTTGTAAGGTTAAATACTGAATCCAAATTGATTCTCATTACTTTGTCCCAGTCTTCTTTAGACATTCTCAACAGCAGATTATCTTTTGTGATTCCTGCATTGTTGATCAAAATATCAATCTTGCCAAACTCTTCCATCACATCATCTATTAATTTTTGAGCTGCATCATAATCTGATGCGTCAGACTGATATCCTTTGATCTGGGTTACAGAACTTAAAGCTGCTTCTAATTCTTGAGCTTTGTCTACAGAGCCGGCATAAGTAAATGCCACTTTTGCACCCTGTTCAGCGTACATTTCAGCGATTTTCTTTCCGATTCCTCTTGTAGCTCCGGTAATTAGCGCTACCTTTCCTTCTAATAGTTTCATATCTCTTGATAATTATATTCTTAGTAAATACTTCCGTTTTTGAAAAAACGGCAATTTAGCATATTTAATTTTATACGAATTAAACAGTGCGCAAAGATATTATAAATTGTTATTCAATGCATTCCAAATCATCAAATTAGTGAAGATTTTTGTCTGTTTTTTATCATATTTTAAAGACGGCTGCCGATATTTTTAAATCTTGTAAAATAAATAATATCCGTTTTTTTATCTTTATCCAGTTTCAAAATCTCCTTCTGCCAGTAATATTTATCATAAATAATATCCTTTAAAGGCTCATTCTGAAAATTCACAACTCCATACTTATCCTGTTTCTTCACCACAATTTCATTCTCCGAATTTTCAAATGCAATAATATCATCATAGATAAAAGGAACAATTTCCCTGCCCTTTTCATCCATTACTCCATATAAATTATTACTGTTTCTGCAAACAACAGGTTTTGAGTACAGATTAAAAATATTGAAGAAATCCGGCTCCTGTTCTTTGATGGAAACAATATCTTTCAGAACAGAAAGAGATCTGTCCAGTACGGAAAACCTATAATAACTGTTCTCTTTTCTGACGATCAGCTGATCCGGATAGAAAGCAATCATCTGCGTATTTTCCTCCAGGATATTTTTCAGTTCTTTGTCCAG includes:
- the fabG gene encoding 3-oxoacyl-[acyl-carrier-protein] reductase, coding for MKLLEGKVALITGATRGIGKKIAEMYAEQGAKVAFTYAGSVDKAQELEAALSSVTQIKGYQSDASDYDAAQKLIDDVMEEFGKIDILINNAGITKDNLLLRMSKEDWDKVMRINLDSVFNLTKAVIKPMMKAKSGSIINMTSVVGISGNAGQSNYAASKAGVIGFTKSIALELGSRNIRCNAVAPGFIETEMTSVLDEKTIQGWRDQIPLKRLGQTENVANACVFLGSDMASYITGQTLNVDGGMLT